GTGGATGATTATATATACTTGGCAATGGAGCCGATGTATCGTGTTCTTTGTAACTTCCTTCTCTATTAGTTCCGTTAATTATTGCATCTGGGGTTGGGGATTGACTTGCGGCAAACAGTCTTCCAACTTCAGCAAAAGAAACAGTCTTCCAACTTCATAGAGCACAGGAAACCACATTCATATTAAGCTATTGAAATCAAGGAATTGACTTGTGGCAAACAATGACCAAATACAGCTATTGAAACTCAAAAAGGATTAGGCTGTCAGCATGAAAGAAACGAATTCCATGCGCCTATCATGAATCAACTGAACCTTACCATCTGAAGATTGCTAAATATCTGAATGTCTTCCAACATGGTTTAGTTTAGTAGAGGGCAATCTGAAATTTCTTGTCAAAGAATGAAGAATATCGCGCAGCAAACACatgttgaaaaggagaaagactACTCAGAATTCATGCGCATTTAACGCAATCACCTAAATCACCGCCCCAAAATCAAACCCTTTGACATATTTAAGGGGTGAAACAGCAAAAAGCAATTGCTTGACAGGTATGATAGAGATGGTCAGAGTCAAAATACTCATTCccaaatgtgtgtgtgtgtgttttttaaATTGTCCATCACATGTAGGTTTAGGAAAAtggttgtgattggcatcaaGAAGAAAACGAAAGCAAAATGCTTTGCAGCTGAAAATGATTGCCATTTAAAATTGCAGGTAATGCACACAATAAAATAAGAATTTCTCAAATAGCACTTTAGCTTGAGCTCGTCATTCCCTATgttagagagagagatagagagagggaGAGTCACAATTCATGGCCTCTAGGCTATCTAGCCATAATCAAAATTGTCATGTATCTatagaataaaaaattttgtcagcaattcaagaagaatatgGTCTATTCATTCTTCCAGACATGCAATACCAAGGAGAAACCAAGACCTGGTAGCTTAGTATCCTCAAAACTTCCCGAGGAAGGCCAAGGCAGTATAGAGGGATCATCAGATGAAGTTTGGCTAGCCCACAACTTCTCAGCTGACAAACAACTTTGGAACACAAAAACTGCATTCCCAAGACCTGAATTACCAAACAACCAATTATAAACATCCCAAAAGACTTCCACAGGAAGGCCATCGACCAAAATGGTGTAGTTTCCTCTGAATTTCCACTGCAGATGCTTCACCTGCATCACTGTTTTACTATCAATACGAATCATAAGACAAGGATCGTCAATCCCATTTGTATCACATTCAATTTTGAGGTCATGAATTTGGCCTTTATCACAAAATTGAGCTTTAGTACCACAAATTCTCTTGCCAAAAAGATGCTCCCTTTTGGAAACAAATAGTGGACTTGAAAGAGCAGGGGCTGCATTAGTCTTCTTGAATGCTTCTTTCCTCAGATCCCCAATAACCAAAACCATCTCCCCCTTACACATCAGAGCAAGATAATATCCCTCTAATGGCTCTGGCCCAGATCCAAATCTTGCTAAAGAAAGGTCCCAGTAGAGGTCAAGTTTGGTAGAATTAACTTCTAAACACTTGGacccttttctttttgagaATAAAGAAGGCTTCACATCAACTTTACCGAGGCAGTGATGAGACAAATCATCTATTTCTACACTAAGGCAATGCCCCATCAAGTTCTTGCTCCAAATAATACTGATTAGACAAGATTTACCGAGTAATTTACACTTATGAATGCATGTAACCAAATTTTGAGAGGCCTTACTCGTACTACCCATATTTGAGCAAGAACCATCAACAACTTGAACTCCATTTTCACCAAAACAGGATGGGAAATCTCTCATTGTAAACATTGAGGAAACCCGAACAGGAATTCGACTTTATTCACTTTCTTAGCctaaaaacaaatgaaaatgtGAACTTTAACGACAAAGAAGTGCAAGAAACtcaaaagggcttgctttgcatgc
This region of Coffea arabica cultivar ET-39 chromosome 3c, Coffea Arabica ET-39 HiFi, whole genome shotgun sequence genomic DNA includes:
- the LOC113735362 gene encoding uncharacterized protein produces the protein MGHCLSVEIDDLSHHCLGKVDVKPSLFSKRKGSKCLEVNSTKLDLYWDLSLARFGSGPEPLEGYYLALMCKGEMVLVIGDLRKEAFKKTNAAPALSSPLFVSKREHLFGKRICGTKAQFCDKGQIHDLKIECDTNGIDDPCLMIRIDSKTVMQVKHLQWKFRGNYTILVDGLPVEVFWDVYNWLFGNSGLGNAVFVFQSCLSAEKLWASQTSSDDPSILPWPSSGSFEDTKLPGLGFSLVLHVWKNE